Proteins from one Myxosarcina sp. GI1 genomic window:
- a CDS encoding nucleoside triphosphate pyrophosphohydrolase family protein: MDFKDYQQKALLTSSKPNSKDKAIAIWCMGLAGETGEAIDYLKKHLAHGHELDRDKIALELGDVLWYLAVLAHELDLDLETIASMNLEKLKARYPQGFSSENSRYRTN, translated from the coding sequence ATGGATTTTAAAGATTATCAGCAAAAGGCATTGCTCACTTCCAGTAAGCCAAACTCAAAAGATAAAGCGATCGCTATCTGGTGTATGGGTCTAGCTGGTGAGACTGGAGAGGCGATCGACTACCTGAAAAAGCATTTAGCGCATGGTCACGAACTAGATCGCGACAAAATTGCTTTGGAACTAGGGGACGTTCTCTGGTATCTTGCAGTATTGGCTCACGAACTCGATTTAGACCTCGAAACGATTGCGAGTATGAATCTGGAGAAACTAAAAGCCAGGTATCCTCAAGGTTTTTCGAGTGAGAATAGCCGTTACCGCACGAACTGA
- a CDS encoding PD-(D/E)XK nuclease superfamily protein — MTEPSPTQGGTANQQGRVLEKTIIPTFEARGFEIVKYSDWKKKPDKYGSEILLKHVPYTTIYGHRGYTEFLAQSERYNLNHRIECKWQQASGSVDEKFPYLYLNCIEAMPELNIIIIAVGGGMKKGTIPWLKRVVQEKRYLPDGAANKNIQVLSLEEFILWANQTLR; from the coding sequence ATGACCGAACCATCTCCGACGCAGGGTGGCACAGCCAATCAACAGGGAAGAGTTCTCGAAAAAACCATTATTCCCACCTTTGAAGCGAGAGGCTTTGAAATAGTTAAATATAGTGATTGGAAGAAAAAGCCAGATAAGTATGGCTCTGAAATTCTTTTAAAGCACGTTCCCTATACGACTATCTACGGTCATCGAGGATATACCGAGTTTCTTGCTCAGTCCGAACGTTACAATCTCAATCATCGAATTGAATGTAAGTGGCAGCAAGCAAGTGGGTCAGTTGACGAGAAGTTTCCCTACCTATATCTCAACTGTATTGAAGCGATGCCCGAACTTAACATTATTATCATTGCAGTTGGTGGCGGGATGAAAAAAGGGACGATTCCTTGGTTAAAAAGAGTAGTACAAGAAAAACGTTATTTACCCGATGGAGCAGCTAACAAAAACATTCAGGTTCTTTCTCTTGAGGAGTTTATTCTTTGGGCTAATCAAACTCTTAGATAA
- a CDS encoding HNH endonuclease signature motif containing protein, whose amino-acid sequence MPIDSRLYPDNWKELALTVKVSRDWCCECCGKKCYKPGERPDNLTRSEWTADILQVHHRNHDTRDNRIENLQSVCAACHLSLHRSRYSSVSEGQLSLW is encoded by the coding sequence ATGCCGATAGATTCGAGACTTTACCCCGACAACTGGAAAGAACTAGCTCTGACAGTGAAAGTAAGCCGAGACTGGTGTTGTGAATGTTGCGGTAAAAAATGCTACAAGCCAGGTGAAAGACCAGATAATCTAACTCGCTCTGAATGGACGGCAGATATCTTACAGGTACACCATCGCAACCATGACACTAGAGATAATCGAATAGAGAACCTACAGTCTGTCTGCGCGGCTTGTCATCTAAGTTTGCATCGGAGTAGATATAGTTCGGTTAGTGAAGGGCAGCTATCTTTGTGGTAG
- a CDS encoding DNA adenine methylase, translating into MRSHQLKIREIDKYTQAKPFVKWVGGKTQLLPELTSRLPDNFERYFEAFIGGGALFFHLQPEQSTLIDINEELTNVYRVIKYKTDELITDLKQHIYEKDYYYQIRDVDRTEEYKFWSDVRRASRLIYLNKTCFNGLYRVNSKGEFNTPMGSYKNPKIVDATNLRACSQALQKAEIITGSFLKVEKLVTDRDFVYFDPPYAPLNATSNFTGYSQKGFDGEMQLSLRDLCDRLNDKGVRFMVSNSNAPLILDLYKDYKVEFVYATRAINSKGNKRGKIPEVIVTNY; encoded by the coding sequence ATGCGATCGCATCAGTTGAAAATCAGAGAAATAGATAAATATACTCAAGCAAAACCTTTTGTTAAATGGGTTGGAGGTAAAACTCAACTGCTGCCAGAATTGACCTCGCGATTACCAGACAATTTCGAGCGATACTTTGAAGCGTTCATTGGCGGTGGAGCATTATTCTTTCATCTGCAACCAGAGCAGTCTACGTTAATTGACATCAACGAGGAGCTAACTAACGTTTATCGGGTAATTAAGTATAAAACTGATGAATTAATTACCGATCTCAAACAACACATTTACGAGAAAGACTACTACTACCAGATTCGAGATGTCGATCGCACTGAAGAATACAAGTTTTGGTCAGATGTTCGACGAGCCAGCAGACTAATTTATCTTAATAAGACCTGTTTTAACGGACTGTATCGCGTCAACTCCAAAGGTGAATTTAACACTCCTATGGGAAGTTATAAAAATCCTAAAATTGTTGACGCGACTAACTTAAGAGCCTGTAGCCAAGCACTTCAAAAAGCAGAGATAATTACTGGCTCGTTTCTCAAAGTTGAAAAGCTAGTTACCGATAGAGATTTTGTCTACTTCGATCCTCCCTATGCACCATTGAACGCTACGTCGAATTTTACGGGATACAGTCAGAAAGGGTTTGATGGGGAGATGCAGCTAAGTCTGCGCGACCTCTGCGATCGCCTCAATGACAAAGGAGTACGATTTATGGTTTCTAATTCTAATGCTCCGTTAATTCTCGACCTCTACAAAGATTACAAAGTTGAGTTTGTCTATGCGACCAGAGCGATTAATTCTAAAGGAAACAAGCGAGGCAAAATTCCCGAAGTGATAGTTACTAATTATTAA
- a CDS encoding GIY-YIG nuclease family protein has product MRTRITFYVDKVPGQPLKGRGWIDISNIEVAKRLDIPLIGEHTYSRIYIKVSQEDAEYESLKSDDYFYVSETRGFWVSKNQDGSLKVAINCNRGKAGGKKFTVVXXRETVKXIVQKTLTVXAVCAWVXTWASEGXEIITPGGKTISLXGDNLSQKSEYVYFIXSXESXAXKIGRAKNVEKRLKSLQTAHPYELKVIXTIXVKEGKAAKELENSLHYKFNHLRLSGEWFKAEPELLDFE; this is encoded by the coding sequence GTGAGAACGAGAATAACTTTTTACGTCGATAAAGTTCCAGGTCAACCACTGAAGGGACGAGGTTGGATCGATATATCAAATATAGAAGTAGCTAAACGTCTCGATATTCCCTTGATAGGAGAACATACATATTCCAGAATCTACATTAAAGTTAGCCAGGAAGATGCTGAGTACGAATCTCTAAAATCTGATGATTACTTTTACGTCAGCGAAACTCGCGGTTTTTGGGTATCTAAAAATCAAGACGGTTCTCTGAAAGTAGCCATTAATTGCAATCGAGGCAAAGCAGGAGGCAAAAARTTTACTGTAGTCGAWYCMAGAGAAACAGTTAAAYTSATAGTYCAAAAAACTYTAACYGTAMAGGCTGTYTGTGCTTGGGTGARAACTTGGGCGAGTGAAGGYWCAGAAATTATTACYCCWGGWGGAAAAACYATTTCGCTTGYGGGAGAYAATYTRAGTCARAAATCRGAATATGTTTATTTCATYYACAGYSAMGAGAGYASRGCRRTMAARATAGGACGTGCCAARAATGTAGAAAAGAGACTTAAATCCTTGCAAACTGCCCATCCCTATGAACTGAAAGTAATYARRACAATCAMAGTTAAAGAAGGAAAAGCTGCTAAAGAATTAGAAAATAGTTTGCATTATAAGTTTAACCATCTCAGGTTGTCAGGTGAATGGTTCAAAGCCGAACCAGAACTATTGGACTTTGAGTAA